Part of the Vigna angularis cultivar LongXiaoDou No.4 chromosome 1, ASM1680809v1, whole genome shotgun sequence genome, ttttccgtagttttccagaataaactatggtggcgactccaaatctctttttccaaatagttttatcttttatggatcgtcgtcccgtcgcgattccggttgcgacagatggcgactccactggggacattgccagagagtcaggccatttaattagatgtgcgaattcaatgtggtttttctttgtgtttttcttccctttcttttttctttatctttgtttgatatttgtcataattgtatgtgtgtttgttttgattatattgaaccctaggatagaaaacatgttatatctacCTGGGAAtcttctggttgttttgcaggtgagggtttggggtgtacaattgcattctcccttcacacacacacaatatgcatatcatgagtgaggccctatactcgggtctgagcgcaacttagaaatagaggggttgtgtagcggtgtcatttgggacatacttcctgtttggctatcgtgagaaccccagccagagtctgttctcttcatttgtgtctccacatctagttgattactctgattGTTGTGGAggaacagtgaaaagagccatagctctggtggcctgatttaagcattaggaagctatccttgtgagtgcatatatttggccttagaactttagTCATttaacctttgataaggcacaaaagggagaaatgtgtattcttataaccctcatgttcgcttaataaaaatcacgcaccttgtacatatcatcatgtctctttatacatttttttttctttatgctttttccttctttcttagctcatgttttttttacagtcttgtcacattttgtggattctagtcaaaaattataaagttgtgattaaggccttTAAGCTAAAGATgggaattaacatggaattttgaaTCAAGGGGTATTCGAGTTCATATATTTTGATGAAAAGATGCACGTCAAGCAAAGGAGGGTAATCTTGGTGGAGTACAAGAATTTGTTGAGCCTGCCAGAGTGGAGGAATTTGAGTAAATCTTAGATATACTTCTCGGATAGGAAAGGTGCATACAATTACCTCGGGTAATATACCCCTACTCATAACTAGCGAATCATGAAAATACCCCTATGAAGTTGGATGGTGAATTCATTCTTAAGGGTACAACGGGAAATCTTTCTCGAGGATACCTAGAGTAGTACCTGCATAATTACTACCACTTTGTGcagaaaaaaggaaaagtttAAAAGGCATGTTTTCTTGGCAGAGATCATGTATCATACGTCGTTGCAGGAGTTACCCTGATGTCTTCCTCATAGATATATGATATTGTGTATTGATTACATCCGTGTGTcgacaaaaagaaaacatttggGTACCCTGTGATATGAGAGGATTGCCAAAAacctgcatctctcgccacattgcagatcatatgaggAATGAATCTTCGCTGAAATGTtccatcaagttaaagacaattgGGGAAATGTTGTTCGCTTCGAAGAAAGGCCCAAGATCATGGACTGTTAATGGAAGTTTCCTTAGCCAATGAATCgcagaaagggttaagacaatcaagttgtaattcaCATTAATTTCCCCTACCCAAATTGtgagaagaaatttcaaaatgatgagcagtggatagaagcagcaATGACAAAACTAGAAGGAATGTCGGCGTTTAGCTAAGAGGGAACATAAAAGATTGGTGAGTcagatgaagaaagaatatgtcgttgaataaggacaagttaaaagaattggaagagaagtctctcacagctagcttcccttgccaatgAAGCCATTAAAGACGTCCCTAAGTTCTTAGCTGATGCTGAGTTtgtaatgtcaatcatcaacccgcttGAGGGGActgaaacattcctcaattacTGCAAGAAACTGATTAGAtaatgtgatgactaaagcctgcgatggttgactaagaattcctatgtctcgcattttgggaacttctgaatgatggaccaccttattgactctgtttcgtgttaatttccaaattataccggggcaaatattttcacagctttatagtttctgactagagaatttgaactatgttgtcttttcttttcttttttatttttattttctttttcttaatttgtttcacaaaaaaaatacagctaaacatctaagacaccctaaaggacacgaactagtggcaaaatcatggagaaccaagtaGAAGTTCAAGAGGGAATGAAAGCCGATATCCAAcagctgaaggaacaaatgagacaAGTCCTAAAGACCCTGTATGCCTTACAAAGTCCTGGATGTTTATGCACGCAACGATCACAACAAGGAGTTCCAGAAGcacaaactttcccttcctatggtcttcCCCCGAATTATACTCCACCCTCAAGAGTGGACTCGAGACATCTTGACACTCAAAAGGCCGAAGGTAATgcagttgaagtagaagacgaGCCTGGGGCAACCACTTTCACAATTCCTGGGCAGACGATCCAACCAGGTATTGAGAGCACGATAATGAAAAAACAACCTGAGACGAAGTCTCCATCTTGTGTCATTACACCAGCAGATTTTAAGGATGATAAGAGCAGATTAGAAGTCCTTGAAAAGAGGTTGAGAGCCATAGAGGGtgaaggaagttttgaatttggagatgctaaaaaattatgtttagttCCCGATGTGGTGATACCTCCAAAGTTCAGGTTGCCAGAGTTTGAGAAATATCGGGAAAATACTTGCCCGAGGGGCCATATAAGCATGTACTGCAGGAAAATGGCAGCTTATGCCCACgatgaaaaacttttgattcactTCTTCCAAGAAAGTTTAACTGACAAGGCTCTAACTTGGTACATGCGCTTAGAAACTACTCACATCTACTCATGGAAAGATCTGGTTGAGGCATTCCTAAGGCAGTATGGATATAATAGAGATTTGACACCTGACAGAGCACAACTGCAGAACATGGTGAAGAAAGAATCTGAATCATTCAGAGAATATGCCCAAAGGTGGAGAGAGATTGCTGCTCAAGTAGAACCGCGTCTGAGCGACAAGGAGATGACTACCACGTTTTTGAGTACTCTACACCCATTATTTTATGAGCACATGTTAAGCATCTCAATCTCCTCAAGTTTTACTGACATAGTAGTAATTGGAGAGAGGGTTGAGAGTGGcataagaaatggaaaaattgcACTAGGCCCAGAGCTAGTAGCAAGTTTAAATGAGTATAATCCTAGAcgtgagaaagataaaaaacGAAGAGTTAATTCCCATTTTATTGCCTATCCTCAAATGTCGCATTCCTACGGGTCCAATCGAGCCATTGAGCGAAGAAATTACAATCGCGATAAGAAGGTCGCCAACTTCACTCCTATCCCCATGACCTATACAGAGCTACTACCAGATCTTCTCCGTAGAAACCTCATAAAGATTTGTCCAACTAGGCCTATACGACCTCCGTATCCAAGGAACTATGACATAAATGCCAGGTGTGATTACCATGGAGGAGCGTGTGGACATTCAATAAAGGCATGCAAGGCTCTAAAACGTAAAGTGCAATCTTTGATCGATTcaggatgtttaaagtttgaagaaatgtAATCTAGCACTGCGGCAAGGCGTGAGTTCACCTCTACAAATGCCATGGACGAGTGAAGACGACTCTCGGATTATTTAGGAAAGCATaagttattgtaaaagttggaactgatgttgttttgctcGAGCTTTAATTTGTCTTCCTATGAGGTTTATGCTCATTGATGTCACACTTTCATCCATGACTGTTAATGTAAACTTTCATTACTTGGTATCTCCGaggtttactggaaatcatgtcctaatagggtgtcgcgaaacaaaaaaaaaataaaaaaaagagaggtttGAAGAAAATCATGAGTCGCTTGTCTTTATTGCAAATTGCCAAACTCCTGTTTTTCGAAAATAGCAAgattgataataaaaaacaaagttgCAGTGTTAGATTTGCCcgaatttaattgttttctcGCGAGGCATGTTTTCCATCCATACAGTTGTGTCAGCGTGTATTTCATCATGTTTTCCATCAGAGGCTTATCTTGAGCCCATTTCTTCGTTGTTTCATGcaaataattttgagttttacttCAGTTCTCATCTTTCGAAGTTAATTTTCCTTATCTTCCttcattgtaaatatttttttaagtccTCTTCTTCATTGTTTCAAAGGATTATTTGATTGGAATTTTTGTTTAGACTGAAATcagagaaaaaaatcaaaaaaatctaattttatttcatcatcagAGCAAGATTTACAGTAAGGTcggaaagatgattttgaacaAAGATACCAATTTGAATATACTGAAACGATCTTAAcagttgataaataaaataaaaatgcaaaaaaaaaagatataacaGAAAAATGTGCAAAgttacaaattcaaataaacacaaaaaaaaggaaaataaaaaaacataataaagatgTTCGGGAGTCGATCACtgctgatcgttaatattacagaccataaaaataaaaatagaaaaaaaaatcaatgaaaaaattctcgagctggttgtggtggtctaagggagagctccgtcgagggagctctggttcggaatgtgagaagcatgggtggagggatttTTCGTTCATCTCTGTCGTCGTCGATGAtaatcggaacggggaacaaatctagcagcctcggcgccctcataaTTACCCAGTCATATTCTTCCAacaaaaatttgtgtcaataatagaagaagagagaaaaatttcAATAAGGATAGAGATATGATCAGggttcttaccatacatgtaccGCGACAGCAGAGAAAAGAcggtgccagtggggtctatctccgcttgtagacgcctgacccgattgccgtggttgttgaaccagcagtgcatgTTATATTCACTGGCTTCTCCAAaagcccttagtcgagacgcaatctcgacgacttgaGCTCTGCTTGGATGTGTGACCCCATAATTATatatgttggtcatcatcttgattTGATCATCagtaggacgccaccgctgacttgTATATCTCTCtatttccatctcactcatcctTCCTCTCTAAGTAttctaaaacatataaaaaaaataaaaataaaaagaacaaaaacataacaaaaggCATAACACAAAAATTTTTAGATTCTTAGTTcggtgttttctttatttgtttttgtttccttttaggtTTTTTTGTCCGGTCtatctttgttatttcagtgtttggtctcagatctgtttcacggtccttgcaaaagggtcctaaacggatctatgtcatgttgtccttgtccatgttgttcatgtaatttaagtttctgtgtttattttagttttaagtggggtacgtggcgttgttctacccgattgtctctgccataccttcaatcgaagggagattaacgtctggtttccagcatatataccccttaagttttaagacagttgtgtttttaagtgttttaagttttgaaaaataaaaaaaaaagaggaagaaagaagactcaGAATGAAAAGCAGAGAAGGGCGAgacggaaataaaagcagacaaagcaTAAAGAAGAGGAAAGAGCTTGCaggaaaggaaagcagaaaagaaaaacagaaagggGAGAGGGGAAGGAAAGCAGAAACAGAAAGCTAAAGAGTAAAAGGGAAAGAGGAACAGAAAGCataaagaaaggaaataaaaaaggGAACGGGAAGAAGGGAAAGCAGGAAAGAACAAAATGCAGgaaaacattaaagaaaaaaaaaagaggaagaaagaagactcagaaagaaaaGCAGAGAAAGGCGAGAGGGAAATAAAAGCAGGAAAGCATAAAAAGGAAGAATAGAAGAGCATGCAGGAAGGAGaaaaagcagaaaagaaaaacagaaagctAAAGAGTAAAGGGCAAGAACAGAAAGcgtgaaggaaagaaaaaaaacaacagaGAAAGGTGAGAaggaaagaaaagcaaagaaagCGTAAAAggaaagaatgaaaagaaaaaacatgaaagaaagagagattaagAGATTGGAGCCCTTACCCGAAAGCAGAAGGGCTTACAGACAGAAGGTCGTTGCAGGAGTCGAACGCCTTCGAAGGCACACTAGGGCAGAAGCTCCTCGCAGAAATCCAGACGCTCAAAGAgggagagaggaagagagaggtagagagagagagtaagATCGGGAAATGCCGCTCGGACGCCGAAGGGGTACCCGTTTTATagctgagcaaatccactgtagCTACAGTTTCGGTCGCTGCAACCGTCTGATGTCACAGTCCCGGTCTTTctgaattcaaaaaaaaaaattgaaaatctgaaaacggtTAGGGTTTTGTGGGGTCAATCCGGGCCAATACAAGACTTCTtagatgatccgatttcaccaaaaaaataataaaacaaaatataaacaatatgataaatagaaaattttcaaaaaaaataataaatggagtgatgtaaaatttgaagtattcaaaattgtttttcatttgcatgataaaggacatttttcaggttcattgggcctcattgtcatgttagccttctttgaacccaattcttctgaaatataaatttgagtgaagaattattttggcatgtttgtaattttacatcacaccattttgtttgattttattccttcttcttctacattttgaataaatctaaaaataaaataaaaatattgaaaatatggaacagtgctcgagcccattaggcccaatggccttcgtggttttctctcaagtctacttcttttgaaaatatgtcaaaaatattttgttttcacattttcgctgttgaatgatgtttagtacatttgttcaaattgtcctgtgtgattttctttgaatttgtagttaaaaaaaaatctaagaatgaaagatgaacagtttttgagcccattaggccccgttgtcatatgtggtttctcttgaaccagtgcatctgaatttctgaaaaataaaaaatacatgtttatgtagattttgtgttttcaattcataatttcccttttcatttgtgtgaacaagtatttgtgcaaaaaataaaaaaata contains:
- the LOC108327555 gene encoding uncharacterized protein LOC108327555, producing the protein MENQVEVQEGMKADIQQLKEQMRQVLKTLYALQSPGCLCTQRSQQGVPEAQTFPSYGLPPNYTPPSRVDSRHLDTQKAEGNAVEVEDEPGATTFTIPGQTIQPGIESTIMKKQPETKSPSCVITPADFKDDKSRLEVLEKRLRAIEGEGSFEFGDAKKLCLVPDVVIPPKFRLPEFEKYRENTCPRGHISMYCRKMAAYAHDEKLLIHFFQESLTDKALTWYMRLETTHIYSWKDLVEAFLRQYGYNRDLTPDRAQLQNMVKKESESFREYAQRWREIAAQVEPRLSDKEMTTTFLSTLHPLFYEHMLSISISSSFTDIVVIGERVESGIRNGKIALGPELVASLNEYNPRREKDKKRRVNSHFIAYPQMSHSYGSNRAIERRNYNRDKKVANFTPIPMTYTELLPDLLRRNLIKICPTRPIRPPYPRNYDINARCDYHGGACGHSIKACKALKRKVQSLIDSGCLKFEEM